A single Sutterella megalosphaeroides DNA region contains:
- a CDS encoding aldo/keto reductase yields MFQNIASLSDRIALSNGTSMPAFGLGVFQVSNEEAPATVRAAVAAGYRLIDTAAVYQNETGTGEGIRDALAENGLKREDLFVTSKVWNHSLSYEGTIAAYERSLRLLGLDYLDLFLIHWPSTGSFEANWKALEDLALAGAVKAIGVSNFHGRHLDELKRFARVMPVVNQIERHPELVQTDLLVRCREEKIVPQAWSPLMQGAVLKHPVVLEMAERYGRSAAQIVLRWDLQTDVALVVRSTKIERLRENAAVFDFALTDEDVERLNALHKGTRTGPDPETFDMNIGFSYEG; encoded by the coding sequence ATGTTCCAAAACATCGCTTCGCTTTCCGACCGCATCGCGCTCTCGAACGGGACGTCGATGCCCGCCTTCGGCCTCGGCGTCTTCCAAGTTTCGAACGAGGAAGCGCCCGCCACCGTTCGCGCCGCCGTCGCCGCGGGCTACCGCCTGATCGACACCGCCGCCGTCTATCAGAATGAGACCGGCACGGGCGAAGGGATCCGCGACGCGCTCGCCGAAAACGGTCTGAAGCGCGAAGACCTTTTCGTGACGTCGAAGGTGTGGAACCACAGCCTCTCCTACGAAGGCACGATCGCCGCCTACGAACGCAGCCTCCGTCTTCTCGGACTCGACTACCTCGACCTCTTCCTCATCCACTGGCCGAGCACGGGCTCCTTCGAAGCCAACTGGAAGGCGCTCGAAGACCTCGCGCTTGCGGGCGCCGTGAAGGCGATCGGCGTTTCGAATTTCCACGGCCGTCACCTCGACGAGCTGAAGCGCTTCGCGCGCGTGATGCCGGTCGTCAACCAAATCGAACGCCACCCCGAACTCGTGCAGACGGACCTCCTCGTTCGCTGCCGCGAAGAAAAGATCGTGCCGCAGGCCTGGTCGCCCCTCATGCAGGGTGCCGTCCTCAAGCACCCCGTGGTGCTCGAAATGGCCGAACGCTACGGCCGCAGCGCCGCACAGATCGTTCTGCGTTGGGACCTCCAGACGGACGTCGCGCTCGTCGTGCGCTCGACGAAGATCGAACGTCTGCGTGAAAATGCGGCCGTCTTCGACTTCGCCCTCACGGACGAAGACGTCGAGCGCCTCAACGCCCTCCACAAGGGGACGCGTACGGGGCCCGACCCGGAAACGTTCGACATGAACATCGGCTTCTCGTACGAAGGTTGA
- the larC gene encoding nickel pincer cofactor biosynthesis protein LarC gives MPNSIITVRIHAGFNADAFLAGLLALTGQTSGTASAFLAKLFPEVDAEIAFGPRSVRSIAGYTARTVAPEGHVHRHLSDIARILDASRLSSEARAICNRVWETLGKAEARVHGTTLDDVHFHEVGRMANILAVGLAAECWVNLGSPRLVASPIPLGDGTIQCAHGAIPYPAPALFAMLDGVPVRPYGGEGEPVTPTGLAVLLGFGAEFGPWPAMRIETRATVFTLREFDDVPNGSLWAWGTELPKEFA, from the coding sequence ATGCCAAATTCGATCATCACCGTCCGCATCCATGCGGGCTTCAACGCCGACGCGTTCCTTGCGGGCCTTCTCGCGCTCACCGGGCAGACGTCGGGTACGGCGAGCGCCTTTCTCGCGAAGCTCTTCCCCGAGGTTGATGCGGAAATCGCTTTCGGCCCGCGCAGCGTTCGGTCGATTGCGGGTTACACCGCGCGCACGGTCGCACCCGAAGGGCACGTCCACCGCCATCTCTCGGACATCGCCCGTATTCTCGATGCAAGCCGCTTGTCGTCCGAAGCCCGTGCGATCTGCAACCGCGTCTGGGAAACGCTCGGGAAAGCCGAAGCGCGCGTGCACGGAACGACGCTCGACGACGTCCACTTTCACGAAGTGGGCCGCATGGCGAACATTCTCGCCGTGGGTCTTGCGGCCGAATGCTGGGTGAATCTCGGCTCGCCTCGTCTCGTTGCAAGCCCGATTCCCTTGGGAGACGGCACCATTCAGTGCGCCCACGGCGCGATCCCCTACCCCGCTCCGGCGCTTTTTGCGATGCTTGACGGCGTTCCCGTCCGACCCTACGGGGGCGAAGGCGAACCCGTCACGCCCACGGGCCTCGCGGTCCTCTTGGGGTTCGGCGCCGAATTCGGTCCCTGGCCCGCCATGCGAATCGAAACGCGCGCCACGGTCTTTACGCTGCGCGAATTCGACGACGTCCCGAACGGCTCCCTCTGGGCGTGGGGAACGGAATTGCCGAAGGAATTCGCCTGA
- a CDS encoding response regulator transcription factor, with protein MSVKILVVDDNPDILANVRDFFEMKGWTVETATSGTAAAERIGPESPYDLIVLDVGLPGMDGFTLCRHLRLQGVRAPIVMLTARDSIDDRVEGLSGGADDYVVKPFSLRELAARVEAHLRRSFGGDAARLTVGDLIFDVAAQRVTRGGVEIKLNPTGLKILKTLMLRSPSVVERGELEEILWQSSPPDSDSLRSNLYLVRQAVDKPFDRALIRTHPGLGWSIAAR; from the coding sequence GTGTCCGTCAAAATCCTCGTCGTCGACGACAATCCCGACATCCTCGCGAACGTTCGCGACTTCTTTGAGATGAAAGGCTGGACGGTCGAAACCGCCACCTCCGGCACGGCCGCCGCGGAGCGCATCGGACCCGAATCGCCCTACGACCTGATCGTCCTCGACGTGGGACTCCCGGGCATGGACGGATTTACGCTGTGTCGTCACCTGCGCCTTCAGGGCGTACGTGCGCCGATCGTCATGCTGACGGCGCGCGATTCAATCGACGACCGCGTCGAGGGCCTTTCAGGCGGAGCCGACGACTACGTCGTCAAACCCTTTTCGCTTCGCGAGCTCGCCGCGCGCGTCGAAGCGCACCTGCGACGCAGCTTCGGCGGGGACGCCGCACGCCTGACGGTCGGGGATCTCATCTTTGATGTCGCCGCGCAACGCGTGACGCGAGGCGGCGTGGAGATCAAACTCAACCCGACGGGCCTCAAAATTCTCAAAACCCTGATGCTCCGCTCGCCCAGCGTCGTGGAGCGCGGGGAACTCGAAGAGATCCTCTGGCAATCGAGCCCGCCCGACTCCGATTCCCTGCGTTCGAACCTCTACCTCGTACGACAAGCGGTCGACAAACCCTTCGATCGGGCGCTCATTCGCACGCACCCCGGGCTCGGGTGGTCGATTGCCGCCCGGTGA
- a CDS encoding FAD-dependent oxidoreductase produces the protein MDQKRRNFLQGSLLASGAVLAGAVEAAPEPPKPPKEPKPPKDPKGPKPPKAETYDVVVVGAGFAGMCAALEAAEQGAKTVLLEKMGRPDGTTVYSSGWIAAVGSRFQKNHPEDSKEAFFQDMMKLSGYRSDPELVRVYADEAGDGIDWLADHGTPFFLWENLPAPELSRCVISPGEGITGGSKLLRCLMAALEKAGVPIVYNTKAVHLLKSPNWDVEGVHCLTPEGPKDYRARGGVILTTGGFGANEAMVGQYIGPWAAKLIVRGSPWITGENILMAQEVQARLVNMDQFYAGPITPTGHANPSPLMHAGYGIQVGTNGKRFVPETWLQVPKAKAIAQRTPDNRSFMLIGEDANANDNILSATIERFARLGYHVFKGETIEEVAKAAGVPADALVETVRVFNEAVKAGKAKELDPPYEYETPHALETGPYYMIPAAGGMASTMGGPKINKFAQVENFERRPIPGLYAAGAAAGGLWYQDDIGGNQLGGGMVFGRVAARHAARRAKAEAARRPPEPPKPPKPPKEPKEPNGPKHGA, from the coding sequence ATGGACCAAAAGAGAAGGAATTTCTTGCAAGGTTCGCTGCTTGCCTCGGGAGCCGTGCTCGCGGGTGCGGTGGAGGCGGCGCCCGAACCCCCGAAACCCCCCAAGGAACCCAAGCCCCCGAAAGATCCGAAAGGCCCGAAACCCCCGAAGGCCGAAACCTACGACGTCGTCGTGGTCGGTGCGGGCTTTGCGGGCATGTGCGCGGCGCTCGAAGCCGCGGAACAGGGTGCGAAGACCGTGCTCCTTGAAAAGATGGGGCGTCCGGACGGCACGACTGTCTATTCGTCGGGCTGGATTGCCGCAGTGGGCAGTCGCTTCCAGAAGAACCACCCCGAAGACTCGAAGGAAGCGTTCTTCCAGGACATGATGAAGCTCTCGGGCTACCGGAGCGACCCGGAACTCGTGCGCGTTTATGCGGACGAAGCCGGTGACGGCATCGACTGGCTCGCGGACCACGGGACGCCGTTCTTCCTCTGGGAAAACCTCCCCGCGCCCGAGCTCTCGCGCTGCGTCATCAGCCCGGGCGAAGGCATCACGGGGGGCTCCAAGCTCCTTCGCTGCCTCATGGCGGCCCTGGAAAAGGCGGGCGTGCCGATCGTCTACAACACGAAGGCCGTTCATCTTCTGAAGAGCCCGAACTGGGACGTCGAAGGCGTGCATTGCTTGACGCCCGAAGGGCCGAAGGACTACCGCGCCCGGGGCGGCGTCATTCTGACGACGGGCGGGTTCGGTGCGAACGAAGCCATGGTCGGTCAGTACATCGGTCCCTGGGCCGCGAAGCTCATCGTGCGCGGCTCGCCCTGGATCACGGGCGAAAACATCCTCATGGCGCAGGAAGTGCAGGCGCGCCTCGTCAACATGGATCAGTTCTACGCGGGCCCGATCACGCCGACGGGTCACGCGAATCCGTCGCCCCTGATGCATGCGGGTTACGGCATTCAGGTCGGCACGAACGGGAAGCGCTTCGTGCCCGAAACCTGGTTGCAGGTTCCGAAAGCGAAGGCGATCGCGCAGCGTACGCCCGACAACCGCAGCTTCATGTTGATCGGCGAAGACGCCAACGCGAACGACAACATCCTTTCTGCGACGATCGAACGCTTCGCGCGCTTGGGCTACCACGTCTTCAAGGGCGAAACGATTGAAGAAGTCGCCAAGGCGGCGGGTGTGCCTGCGGACGCGCTTGTCGAGACGGTGCGCGTCTTCAACGAAGCCGTGAAGGCGGGCAAGGCCAAAGAGCTCGATCCGCCGTACGAATACGAAACGCCGCACGCGCTCGAAACGGGACCCTACTACATGATCCCCGCCGCGGGCGGCATGGCGAGCACGATGGGCGGCCCCAAGATCAACAAGTTCGCTCAGGTCGAAAACTTCGAACGTCGGCCGATTCCGGGCCTCTACGCGGCGGGTGCCGCCGCGGGCGGTCTCTGGTACCAGGACGATATTGGCGGCAACCAATTGGGCGGCGGCATGGTCTTCGGACGCGTGGCGGCGCGACATGCCGCACGGCGCGCGAAGGCGGAGGCGGCTCGCAGACCGCCCGAACCTCCGAAACCTCCGAAGCCTCCGAAAGAGCCGAAAGAACCCAATGGTCCGAAGCACGGTGCGTAA
- the larB gene encoding nickel pincer cofactor biosynthesis protein LarB, whose amino-acid sequence MTRTPHAAPGIRFDIERDRRIGLPEAVFSEGKSEEALLALFTRFANPDEKPILFTRVALERFAALPEDLRAAYDYDPLSRTAWAKTCPKHATGCAAVVSAGTADAFVTREAARTLEYLGYEVRLFEDCGVAGLWRIQAAIAEINACDVVIVAAGLDAALASVLGGLTDRPLFAVPTSVGYGIAEGGRTALSSMLASCAPGVAVMNIDNGYGAACAAARVLRLLNAS is encoded by the coding sequence GTGACCCGAACCCCGCACGCCGCCCCGGGCATTCGTTTCGACATCGAGCGCGACCGCCGCATCGGACTGCCCGAAGCGGTCTTCTCGGAAGGAAAGTCCGAAGAGGCCCTCCTCGCGCTTTTCACGCGTTTTGCGAATCCCGACGAAAAGCCGATCCTCTTTACGCGCGTGGCGCTCGAGCGGTTTGCGGCGCTCCCGGAAGACCTTCGGGCGGCCTACGACTACGACCCCTTGTCGCGCACGGCGTGGGCGAAGACGTGCCCCAAGCACGCTACGGGGTGCGCGGCGGTGGTGTCGGCCGGGACGGCGGACGCGTTCGTGACGCGTGAAGCCGCCCGCACGCTCGAATACCTCGGGTACGAGGTGCGGCTTTTCGAAGACTGCGGGGTTGCAGGTCTCTGGCGCATCCAGGCGGCGATTGCGGAAATCAACGCCTGCGACGTCGTGATCGTGGCCGCAGGGCTCGATGCGGCGCTTGCGTCGGTGCTCGGCGGCCTCACCGACCGCCCTCTCTTTGCCGTTCCCACGTCGGTCGGGTACGGGATCGCGGAAGGGGGCCGCACGGCCCTTTCCTCGATGCTTGCCTCGTGTGCGCCCGGAGTCGCCGTCATGAATATCGACAACGGCTACGGCGCGGCGTGCGCGGCGGCGCGGGTTCTGCGCCTGCTGAACGCGTCCTAA
- a CDS encoding adenine nucleotide alpha-hydrolase family protein yields MDAAERPEVREFSERLEMLPEPLALKARALREVLTELADAACGLALAYSGGLDSRFLAFFASSLQIPVRLLHVTGPHVPEIESRAALESARAMGFERIENFDEARGRLDRTIELLALDPLTNDAIFTSGTDRCYVCKSTLFRLLKDRAAPLPLADGTNASDLGVYRPGLRALRELGIRSPLADADVAKDEIRALGRALGLADPEQAARPCLLTRYPYGVRPTHDELALLADAEAFLEAHPAREGRGFRLRRPEATRTLLQLDSGGNAEEARAALEVLLAALAETFGARLPGLTGEVTGKVSGWFDRKRDS; encoded by the coding sequence ATGGACGCCGCGGAACGCCCTGAAGTCCGGGAGTTCTCCGAGCGTCTTGAGATGCTCCCCGAACCGCTCGCCCTCAAGGCTCGCGCCCTGCGTGAGGTGTTGACCGAGCTCGCCGACGCCGCCTGCGGCTTGGCGCTGGCCTACTCGGGCGGGCTCGACAGCCGCTTTCTCGCCTTTTTCGCGTCGAGCCTGCAGATTCCCGTGCGGCTTCTTCACGTGACGGGCCCGCACGTACCCGAAATAGAATCGCGTGCGGCACTGGAATCGGCACGCGCGATGGGGTTTGAGCGTATTGAAAATTTCGACGAGGCCCGGGGGCGGCTCGATCGTACGATCGAACTCCTCGCGCTCGATCCCCTTACGAACGACGCGATTTTCACGTCGGGTACCGACCGCTGCTACGTCTGCAAGTCAACCCTCTTTCGGCTACTCAAGGACCGCGCGGCGCCTTTGCCGCTCGCGGACGGCACGAACGCGTCGGACCTCGGGGTCTACCGCCCGGGCCTTCGGGCTCTGCGCGAACTCGGCATCCGCTCGCCCCTGGCGGACGCGGACGTCGCGAAGGACGAAATCCGCGCGCTCGGTCGGGCGTTGGGCCTTGCGGATCCCGAACAGGCCGCCCGTCCCTGCCTGCTGACGCGCTACCCCTACGGCGTCCGTCCGACGCACGACGAGCTCGCGCTCCTGGCCGACGCCGAGGCCTTCCTCGAAGCGCATCCCGCGCGCGAAGGACGAGGCTTTCGGCTGCGCCGCCCCGAAGCGACGCGTACGCTTTTGCAGCTCGATTCGGGCGGGAACGCCGAGGAAGCGCGCGCGGCACTCGAAGTGCTCCTCGCGGCGCTTGCCGAGACGTTCGGGGCGCGGCTCCCCGGTCTCACGGGCGAGGTGACGGGTAAGGTGTCGGGGTGGTTCGACCGGAAGCGCGACAGCTGA
- a CDS encoding cytochrome c3 family protein — protein MKKSLVLAMVLAGFAATSFAAEPAFLADRHVARGASCESCHGVKAPAPGAKVSSTACMNCHGSLDKVAERTKAKVPNPHYNHLIGTDCQECHKGHAQSVNLCGSCHNLDWKVP, from the coding sequence ATGAAAAAGTCGCTCGTTCTTGCGATGGTGCTCGCGGGCTTTGCCGCGACCTCGTTTGCTGCGGAACCCGCGTTTCTCGCCGACCGTCACGTCGCGCGCGGCGCTTCCTGTGAAAGCTGCCACGGTGTGAAAGCTCCGGCTCCGGGCGCGAAGGTTTCGTCGACCGCGTGTATGAACTGTCACGGGTCGCTCGACAAGGTTGCCGAACGCACGAAGGCGAAGGTGCCCAATCCCCACTACAACCACCTGATCGGGACGGATTGTCAGGAATGCCACAAGGGGCACGCGCAGAGCGTGAATCTCTGCGGTTCCTGCCACAATCTCGACTGGAAGGTGCCTTGA
- a CDS encoding Panacea domain-containing protein, which yields MTETKFAPINSLQVLAYIIRRCEEMGIFINITKLQKLMYCCYGTILGKFGVRLIDEPPSAWQYGPVFPEALRSIQFFQIAGFRQKPTPDVDDLPESFRRVIDETLANFGKFTAKQLSEWTHIKGSPWYKASDGGASLYHTLSDEDIKNYFRANVLL from the coding sequence ATGACGGAAACGAAATTTGCCCCCATCAACAGCCTCCAAGTGTTGGCGTACATCATCCGACGTTGTGAAGAGATGGGGATTTTCATTAACATCACTAAGCTGCAGAAACTGATGTACTGCTGCTACGGAACGATTTTGGGAAAGTTCGGCGTTCGGCTGATCGATGAGCCCCCCTCTGCATGGCAATACGGCCCCGTCTTCCCAGAAGCGCTTCGATCCATCCAGTTTTTCCAGATCGCAGGGTTTCGTCAAAAACCTACTCCTGACGTAGATGATTTGCCTGAGTCGTTTCGCCGGGTGATTGACGAAACGTTGGCAAACTTCGGCAAGTTCACTGCCAAGCAGCTTTCAGAGTGGACGCACATCAAGGGATCGCCCTGGTACAAGGCATCCGACGGCGGAGCGTCGCTCTACCACACTCTGTCCGACGAAGACATCAAGAACTATTTTAGGGCTAACGTGTTGTTATGA
- a CDS encoding nickel-dependent lactate racemase family protein — protein MTDRICEFAYGRGTKTFAVPDEDVLAEVRTADFPVIENIPEAVLEAVRHPIGSPALEEIVKLGDTVAFICNDPTRVANSFDFMPVLVNELNRLGVPDANMKIVFALGTHREMTDDEIVAQVGADVAGRLKTYNSVSTRSEDFDYFGTTSRGTPVWINKELCNVDHVILTGTIVHHYFSGYGGGRKAILPGCAAMETVRVNHSFMLDEHAKLGVTDGNPCYEDQMEGVALFAKGRSLFLFNAVLNARHRFVGMFAGDYRAAHREACKFVDRVYGAVIPKAADLVIASCGGYPKDINVYQMQKTMENASCAVRDGGVVILLAECVEGSGSAVLEETFRRLKTPEAIKAELEKNFRIGANKAYAITRPIEKAHYILVTGLDKTLAHDMLFTAAVDTVPEALEIAKTYTGDHPSVILMPEGSLTVPRIEH, from the coding sequence ATGACCGATCGAATCTGCGAATTTGCTTACGGACGAGGCACCAAGACCTTTGCCGTTCCCGACGAAGACGTGCTTGCCGAAGTGCGCACGGCCGACTTTCCCGTGATCGAGAACATTCCCGAAGCGGTGCTCGAAGCCGTGCGTCACCCGATCGGATCGCCCGCGCTCGAAGAGATCGTGAAACTGGGCGACACCGTGGCCTTCATCTGCAACGACCCGACGCGCGTGGCGAACAGCTTCGACTTCATGCCCGTGCTTGTGAACGAACTCAACCGCCTCGGCGTACCCGACGCGAACATGAAGATCGTCTTCGCCCTCGGCACGCACCGCGAAATGACCGACGACGAAATCGTCGCGCAGGTGGGTGCGGACGTTGCGGGGCGCTTGAAGACCTACAACTCGGTCTCGACCCGCTCGGAAGACTTCGACTACTTCGGCACCACCTCCCGCGGCACGCCCGTTTGGATCAACAAAGAGCTCTGCAACGTCGACCACGTCATTCTGACGGGCACGATCGTGCACCACTACTTCTCGGGCTACGGCGGCGGCCGAAAGGCGATTCTCCCCGGGTGCGCCGCAATGGAAACCGTGCGCGTCAACCACAGCTTCATGCTCGACGAACACGCGAAGCTCGGCGTCACGGACGGCAACCCCTGCTACGAAGACCAGATGGAAGGGGTGGCGCTCTTTGCAAAGGGGCGCTCGCTCTTTCTCTTCAACGCCGTTTTGAACGCCCGTCACCGCTTCGTCGGGATGTTTGCGGGCGACTACCGCGCCGCGCACCGCGAAGCGTGCAAATTCGTCGACCGCGTCTACGGCGCCGTGATTCCGAAGGCGGCCGACCTCGTGATCGCCTCCTGCGGCGGCTACCCCAAGGACATCAACGTCTATCAGATGCAAAAGACGATGGAAAACGCCTCGTGCGCCGTGCGCGACGGGGGCGTGGTGATTCTCCTCGCGGAATGCGTCGAAGGGTCGGGCTCGGCGGTCCTCGAAGAAACCTTCCGCCGCCTGAAGACCCCCGAAGCCATCAAGGCGGAACTCGAAAAGAATTTCCGCATCGGAGCGAACAAGGCTTACGCCATCACGCGTCCCATCGAAAAGGCGCACTACATCCTCGTCACGGGCCTTGATAAAACGCTCGCGCACGACATGCTCTTTACGGCTGCGGTCGACACGGTTCCCGAAGCCCTCGAAATCGCCAAGACCTATACGGGCGACCATCCTTCCGTGATTCTCATGCCCGAAGGCAGCCTCACGGTGCCGCGCATCGAGCATTGA
- a CDS encoding sensor histidine kinase — protein MFSYLRRNFWSRRSLGQRVLLSFIFFIAVVAVCYASAVITTLEYTERGLMTRVMHEEISRSEAALQAGFVPRLPNGYRLYGNLEAGPGETFLEPLPAYTINAPEGFSEFEESPAVFLMKETRSGNVYALELDQQAFEDEEQRIEIFIILSVIGVVIVAAAVGGSMARAVLRPVEELSAAVRVQSQADRYVPLPVAIPDDEVGELAKLCDRAVRDLHEALEREKAFTGDVSHELRTPLTIIRTSAELLELSVQTEKERELVARILEASESMRSLVTLFLELARNEHGAKAAAPENGIEVPVEHRPDNRGATLGHVVGSLRGHWASRAEAKGLVFAEVGFDRHGADPETEPRYPALYLQTVLGNLLRNAVAYTESGLVMLVATPSGCLVVDTGPGIAKSEVPHIFEAYRRASAGTWATGEGTEGIGLGLSIAARLAHRCGWELSLRAPEELASLSKEAAERIDALEKTENVSVGAIFELRLVGTERRRLDEIEGAH, from the coding sequence ATGTTTTCGTACCTTCGCCGAAACTTCTGGAGTCGTCGCAGTCTCGGGCAGCGCGTACTCCTTTCCTTCATCTTTTTCATCGCCGTCGTGGCGGTCTGCTATGCATCCGCCGTCATCACCACGCTCGAGTACACCGAGCGGGGCCTCATGACGCGCGTCATGCACGAAGAGATCTCCCGATCGGAAGCGGCCCTTCAAGCGGGCTTCGTCCCGAGGCTGCCGAACGGGTACCGCCTCTACGGGAACCTCGAAGCCGGGCCCGGGGAGACTTTTCTCGAGCCCCTCCCCGCCTACACGATCAACGCGCCCGAAGGATTCTCCGAATTCGAAGAGTCGCCCGCCGTCTTTCTCATGAAAGAAACCCGCAGCGGAAACGTCTATGCGCTCGAACTCGATCAGCAGGCCTTCGAAGATGAAGAACAGCGGATCGAAATCTTCATCATCCTGAGCGTGATCGGCGTCGTGATCGTGGCCGCCGCGGTCGGGGGCTCGATGGCGCGGGCCGTTTTGAGGCCCGTTGAAGAACTCTCGGCCGCCGTTCGGGTGCAGTCCCAAGCCGATCGGTATGTGCCCCTTCCCGTTGCGATTCCCGACGATGAAGTTGGCGAACTCGCAAAGCTCTGCGATCGGGCCGTTCGTGACCTGCACGAAGCACTTGAGCGTGAAAAGGCCTTTACGGGCGACGTAAGCCACGAACTGCGTACGCCGCTGACGATCATCCGCACGTCGGCGGAACTCTTGGAACTCTCCGTTCAAACGGAAAAAGAGCGCGAGCTCGTCGCGCGCATTCTCGAGGCGTCCGAGTCGATGCGAAGCCTCGTCACCCTCTTTCTGGAGCTCGCCCGAAACGAGCACGGAGCAAAAGCGGCTGCTCCCGAAAACGGGATCGAAGTCCCCGTCGAGCACCGCCCCGACAACCGCGGTGCGACGCTCGGACACGTGGTCGGTTCGCTCCGCGGGCATTGGGCGTCGCGTGCCGAGGCGAAGGGCCTCGTGTTCGCCGAAGTCGGATTCGACCGACACGGAGCGGATCCAGAAACCGAACCCCGCTACCCCGCGCTCTATCTTCAGACGGTGCTCGGCAATCTACTGCGAAACGCCGTCGCCTACACCGAGTCGGGCCTCGTGATGCTCGTTGCGACCCCCTCGGGGTGCCTTGTCGTCGATACGGGACCGGGGATTGCAAAGAGCGAAGTTCCGCATATCTTCGAAGCGTACCGGCGCGCGAGCGCGGGCACCTGGGCCACGGGCGAAGGCACGGAAGGCATTGGATTGGGCTTGTCCATTGCGGCCCGACTCGCGCACCGCTGCGGGTGGGAATTGTCGCTTCGCGCTCCCGAGGAGCTTGCGAGCCTCTCGAAGGAAGCGGCGGAGCGCATTGACGCTCTGGAGAAAACGGAGAACGTCTCGGTCGGGGCGATTTTCGAATTGCGTCTCGTCGGCACCGAGCGGCGACGCCTCGACGAAATCGAAGGCGCGCACTGA
- the ppk2 gene encoding polyphosphate kinase 2, translated as MADKSLTPTDPALERDRKVAEQLTEKLKLDDAFPVFDSSADAVDYVRGALATMPADSRAEAVRAFLAQLQPEERDRLFTALLTNAARKFKKLKNEVSNLYELSEGYGRGEYPYKNRYPASLYEKELYNLQVELLKLQEWVKKTGSRIVVVFEGRDTAGKGGTIRRFTENLNPRGARIVALSKPTEAEARQWYFQRYAAQLPNPGEICFFDRSWYNRGVVEPVMGFCTPEQTKLFLSEVAGFERSLVNSGIILVKFWLSISREEQLRRFRDRQTNPLKRWKLSPVDIASIDKWDDYSKAMQAMFLASDTPFAPWTVIRNEDKRRGRLNAIRMLLRLVDYEGRNLEHVGSVDPLIVGRSEMLVSQTADMRLESASGGHAEDAAKARRIRELEAQVKEHYRRLD; from the coding sequence ATGGCCGACAAATCCCTCACCCCGACCGATCCCGCACTTGAGCGCGACCGCAAGGTCGCGGAGCAGCTCACCGAAAAACTAAAACTCGACGATGCCTTCCCCGTCTTCGACTCCTCCGCCGATGCGGTCGACTACGTGCGCGGGGCGCTCGCGACGATGCCTGCCGACAGCCGCGCCGAAGCGGTCCGGGCGTTTCTCGCGCAGCTCCAGCCCGAAGAGCGCGACCGACTCTTCACGGCTCTTCTCACGAACGCCGCGCGCAAATTCAAGAAATTGAAGAACGAGGTCTCGAACCTCTATGAACTCTCCGAAGGCTACGGTCGAGGCGAATACCCCTACAAGAACCGTTACCCCGCGAGCCTCTACGAGAAGGAACTCTACAATCTTCAGGTCGAACTCTTGAAGCTTCAGGAATGGGTCAAAAAGACCGGGAGCCGCATCGTTGTCGTCTTCGAAGGGCGCGATACGGCGGGGAAAGGCGGTACGATCCGGCGCTTCACCGAAAATCTCAATCCACGCGGCGCGCGCATCGTGGCGCTCTCAAAGCCCACCGAAGCGGAAGCCCGTCAGTGGTACTTCCAGCGCTACGCGGCGCAGCTCCCGAACCCCGGGGAAATCTGCTTTTTCGACCGTTCCTGGTACAACCGCGGCGTCGTGGAACCCGTGATGGGCTTTTGCACGCCCGAGCAGACGAAACTCTTTCTCTCCGAAGTGGCGGGCTTTGAACGAAGCCTCGTCAATTCCGGGATCATCCTCGTCAAATTCTGGCTTTCCATCAGCCGCGAAGAGCAGCTGCGCCGCTTCCGCGACCGCCAGACGAACCCCCTGAAGCGCTGGAAGTTGTCGCCCGTCGACATCGCCTCGATCGACAAGTGGGACGACTACTCGAAGGCGATGCAGGCGATGTTCCTTGCGTCCGACACGCCCTTTGCGCCTTGGACCGTCATTCGCAACGAAGACAAGCGCCGCGGGCGCCTGAACGCCATTCGCATGCTCTTGCGCCTCGTCGACTACGAGGGCCGCAACCTCGAGCACGTGGGGTCGGTCGATCCCTTGATCGTCGGGCGCTCCGAAATGCTCGTCTCCCAAACCGCCGACATGCGCCTGGAGAGCGCCTCGGGCGGTCACGCGGAAGACGCCGCAAAGGCGCGCCGCATTCGCGAGCTTGAGGCTCAGGTGAAGGAACATTATCGGAGGCTCGACTGA